A single window of Colletotrichum higginsianum IMI 349063 chromosome 8, whole genome shotgun sequence DNA harbors:
- a CDS encoding capsular associated protein — MYWSGNSGGQVDQSDWKKFSRHILVAGLNSSLRKGEPSSHLSPAQRNLWNANAASVLSSAYIQKYIDVRLYAFGCVEKNFTFSTDSGYDYLDLNFQPLSITSLQALPSHKYLIDVDGNGYSVPIKATIYGEWHGSRLIPWKDFVPLDDKFQSIRNIAEYYLGVPALSSGQAATESLRLEGHDTQARAIANSGAEWPRRS, encoded by the exons ATGTACTGGA GTGGCAACAGCGGCGGCCAGGTTGACCAATCTGATTGGAAGAAGTTTTCTCGACATATACTTGTTGCAGGATTGAATTCATCTTTGAGAAAGGGCGAACCGAGCAGTCATTTGAGCCCTGCCCAGCGAAATTTGTGGAATGCCAATGCAGCATCGGTGCTTTCTTCAGCCTACATCCAGAAATACATAGACGTTAGGCTTTATGCATTTGGATGTGTTGAAAAGAATTTCACCTTCTCAACCGATTCCGGCTACGACTATCTCGACCTCAACTTCCAGCCGCTATCCATTACCAGCTTACAAGCATTACCAAGTCACAAGTACCTGATAGACGTTGACGGCAATGGATACAGCG TTCCCATCAAGGCGACGATATACGGCGAGTGGCACGGCTCTAGACTTATCCCTTGGAAGGATTTTGTACCCCTTGATGACAAGTTTCAAAGTATCCGGAATATTGCAGAGTACTACCTTGGGGTACCAGCTTTGTCTTCTGGCCAGGCAGCAACTGAGTCCTTGCGCCTTGAGGGCCACGATACACAAGCCAGAGCCATTGCGAATTCAGGTGCCGAATGGCCAAGACGGTCCTGA
- a CDS encoding Quinate transporter, translating into MVHLNPYYLLTIIVISCGSIPKGYDEGGFSASTGLNSFKRDFGLLPSDWEGNPSGLADRKANISSFGVLGAAFGSLLALAVNDRLGRLRAWQLFVAVWMAGALMQVFASGILGLMLFARIWGGIGAGGLTVVAPLYLSEIAPAKSRGMVVSIYMVVLLSFLTIGFFINYAANATLAATRMQYRLVIAIPLIPVGLAFVASFFLDDTPRWLASRDRGDEALAVLAKLRHADPGDQALALEYDEIHEQIRNRQQILADASTWSIVRDIATIPTYRTRFLLGAAMQTVAQWSGGNGITYYIPEIFRYAGVVGDNTSLITSGAYGAVKLVFTMVFTWGLVDVFGRRRCFIAGLFLQCVTHVYMAVYMAVWIDGGNKPASDAAIASVFVYAVGWSIGLCTVQYLYGTEIYPTRIRSVCYATNMALHWFFQFAVVRVTPNMFVSLDIWGAYVFWACICAGGLVLLGLWAPETKGIPMERMEELFSGRWWMGWRASVDLDSSETKPFGKGDSTGKDSKEGPFTQDRKTEA; encoded by the exons ATGGTCCATCTCAACCCCTACTACCTACTGACAATCATTGTTATCTCGTGCGGGTCTATCCCCAAGG GTTACGATGAAGGCGGCTTTAGCGCGTCGACGGGCCTGAACTCCTTCAAGCGGGACTTCGGCCTCCTCCCGAGCGACTGGGAGGGCAACCCGTCCGGCCTGGCGGACCGTAAGGCCAACATCTCGTCGttcggcgtcctcggcgccgccttcggcTCCCTCCTCGCGCTCGCCGTTAACGACCGGCTCGGCCGGCTGAGGGCCTGGCAGCTGTTCGTCGCCGTGTGGATGGCGGGCGCCCTCATGCAGGTCTTCGCGTCCGGCATCCTCGGCCTGATGCTCTTCGCCCGCATCTggggcggcatcggcgccggcggcctcaccgtcgtcgcccctCTGTACCTGTCCGAGATCGCCCCGGCCAAGTCGCGCGGCATGGTCGTGAGCATCTACATGGTTGTCCTGCTGTCGTTCCTGACAATAG GCTTCTTCATCAACTACGCCGCCAACGCGACGCTGGCCGCGACGAGGATGCAGTACcgcctcgtcatcgccatcccGCTCATCCCCGTCGGCCTGGCCTTCGTCGCgtccttcttcctcgacgacacCCCGCGCTGGCTCGCGTCCCGGgaccgcggcgacgaggccctcgccgtgCTGGCGAAGCTCCGGCACGCCGACCCGGGCGACCAGGCCCTCGCGCTCGAGTACGACGAGATCCACGAGCAGATCCGCAACCGGCAGCagatcctcgccgacgcgTCCACCTGGTCCATCGTCAGGGACATCGCCACCATCCCCACCTACCGCACGCggttcctcctcggcgccgccatgcAGACCGTCGCGCAGTGGtccggcggcaacggcatcacGTACTACATCCCCGAGATCTTCCGGtacgccggcgtcgtcggcgacaacACGTCGCTCATCACGAGCGGCGCGTACGGCGCCGTCAAGCTCGTCTTCACCATGGTCTTCACCTggggcctcgtcgacgtctttggccgccggcggtgcttcatcgccggcctGTTCCTGCAGTGCGTCACCCACGTGTACATGGCCGTGTACATGGCCGTGTGgatcgacggcggcaacaagCCGGCgtccgacgccgccatcgcctccgTCTTCGTCTACGCCGTCGGCTGGTCCATCGGCCTGTGCACCGTGCAGTACCTGTACGGCACCGAGATCTACCCGACGCGCATCCGCAGCGTCTGCTACGCGACCAACATGGCGCTGCACTGGTTCTTCCAGTTCGCCGTCGTGCGCGTGACGCCCAACATGTTCGTCAGCCTCGACATCTGGGGCGCCTACGTCTTCTGGGCGTGCATCTGCGCCGGCgggctcgtcctcctcggcctctggGCGCCCGAGACCAAGGGAATCCCGATggagaggatggaggagCTGTTCAGCGGCCGCTGGTGGATGGGATGGAGGGCGAGCGTGGACCTGGACTCGAGCGAGACGAAGCCCTTTGGGAAGGGCGACTCGACGGGGAAGGACTCAAAAGAAGGACCGTTCACGCAGGATCGCAAGACGGAGGCTTGA
- a CDS encoding Alpha beta hydrolase family protein has translation MGNVDHSTIRPPLPPPPPTPPFRPRRSRLGTDLAIIGVLILLSFGNIYLHAPQILGLGRHKSHSQSNDSPFGRFPLPKDPFRLIPCTNASVPPPLDDPHPEQTWAGLFDPDPSHWSWGNKTVSVERAAADPYSDRGIYLCGYLEVPLDYTNKSDDRIVRLAITKYQVSGLARVGAPVDGYKNPPPGGKSQRTIVVEPGGPGGSGTSYVWRVSEQVSKRLSNGTFDVLGWDPRGVNITQPAVACFPYDVDRDHWSLITGQYLEVSDPERQLNIADAMNDAIFKACWETHGDLGRFVGTGMVARDLEEIRKALGEDELTGYLVSYGTGIGQTYANLFPDSVGRMILDGTEYVRDHRLLGGFGWTALDNATDAWHDGFLGECINAGPDHCALAEPRDGKEPVTLKQLDRRLRSFLSSLVDRPIAGYTQESGPSLVTYSVLTAAIYSAMYNAQTWPALARMLSDLEQGNSTLAAAFLENAAWEYDPALPATPNKRPSSDELGFLVICGDSYDAPLPPDGLDWWGSLWANMTATSWLSGNSRFYDVFPCQHFTKYWPEPAGVYRGGLDHALRNPVLLIAETHDPATPLRNGRRLLAEMGRDNARLIAHHGYGHSSRDTSRCTDAIARAYILDGTLPDKAETACYADEKPYLYGVKDGGVKDMTVGGLDPVGVWREHLREMEFMK, from the coding sequence ATGGGGAACGTAGACCATTCGACGATACgtccgccgctgccgccgccgccgccgacgcctccgtttcggcctcggcgctcAAGACTTGGCACGGATCTGGCGATTATCGGCGTGCTCATTTTGCTCAGCTTCGGCAACATCTACTTGCACGCGCCTCAAATCCTCGGGTTGGGGCGTCACAAAAGCCACAGCCAAAGCAATGACTCTCCCTTCGGCCGGTTTCCTCTTCCCAAGGACCCCTTCCGTCTGATCCCCTGCACGAACGCCTCggtcccgccgccgctcgacgACCCTCACCCCGAGCAGACCTGGGCGGGGCTCTTCGACCCGGACCCGTCTCATTGGAGCTGGGGGAACAAGACGGTTTCCGTCGAGCGGGCTGCCGCCGATCCTTACTCCGACCGCGGCATCTACCTCTGCGGCTACCTGGAGGTACCCCTAGACTACACCAACAAGTCGGACGACCGAATCGTCCGGCTGGCCATCACGAAGTATCAGGTCTCCGGATTGGCCCGCGTGGGCGCACCTGTCGACGGCTACAAGAACCCGCCCCCGGGCGGCAAGAGCCAGCGGaccatcgtcgtcgaaccCGGCGGCCCAGGCGGCAGCGGAACGTCCTACGTCTGGAGGGTCTCGGAGCAGGTCTCCAAGCGCCTCAGCAACGGCACCTTTGATGTCCTTGGCTGGGATCCGAGGGGGGTCAACATCACCCAGCCGGCCGTGGCCTGCTTTCCCTACGACGTCGACCGGGACCACTGGTCGCTCATCACCGGGCAGTACCTGGAGGTATCCGACCCGGAGCGCCAGCTCAACATCGCGGACGCCATGAACGACGCGATTTTCAAGGCCTGCTGGGAGACCCACGGGGACCTCGGCCGCTTCGTCGGCACGGGAATGGTCGCCCGCGACCTGGAGGAGATCAGGaaggccctcggcgaggacgagctgaCGGGCTATCTCGTCAGCTACGGGACCGGCATCGGCCAGACGTACGCGAACCTGTTCCCCGACAGCGTCGGCCGCATGATCCTCGACGGGACCGAGTACGTGCGCGATCACCGCCTGCTCGGCGGCTTCGGATGGACGGCTCTCGACAACGCGACGGATGCGTGGCACGacggcttcctcggcgagTGCATCAACGCCGGGCCGGACCACTGCGCGTTGGCGGAGCCCAGAGACGGAAAGGAGCCCGTCACCCTCAAGCAGCTGGACCGTCGGCTGAGGTCGTTTCTCTCGTCGCTCGTCGACCGTCCCATCGCCGGATACACGCAGGAGAGCGGCCCGTCGCTCGTGACGTACTCGGTgctcaccgccgccatctaCAGCGCCATGTACAACGCCCAGACCTGGCCGGCCCTCGCGAGGATGCTGTCCGACCTGGAACAAGGCAACTCGACGCTCGCCGCGGCGTTCCTCGAGAACGCCGCCTGGGAATACGACCCGGCCCTGCCAGCCACGCCCAACAAGCGGCCCTCGTCAGACGAGCTCGGCTTTCTCGTCATCTGCGGCGACTCCTACGACGCGCCCCTTCCCCCAGACGGCCTCGACTGGTGGGGGTCCCTCTGGGCCAACATGACGGCCACGTCCTGGCTCTCGGGCAACTCGCGCTTCTACGACGTGTTCCCGTGCCAGCACTTCACAAAGTACTGGCCCGAGCCCGCCGGCGTCTaccgcggcggcctcgaccaCGCGCTCCGGAACCCGGTGCTCCTCATCGCGGAGACGCACgacccggcgacgccgctgcGCAACGGCCGCCGGCTTCTGGCGGAGATGGGGCGCGACAACGCCAGGCTGATCGCGCACCACGGCTACGGGCACTCGTCGAGGGACACGTCGCGGTGCACCGACGCGATCGCCAGGGCGTACATCCTCGACGGGACGCTGCCCGACAAGGCGGAGACGGCGTGCTATGCCGACGAGAAGCCGTATTTGTATGGCgtcaaggacggcggcgtgaAGGACATGACCGTGGGAGGCTTGGATCCCGTCGGCGTGTGGCGTGAGCACCTCCGCGAGATGGAATTCATGAAGTAG
- a CDS encoding Hydantoinase/carbamoylase family amidase — translation MFPRTRSLTSGPRLARSLSTARGSLSGLKINAARLQETIHDTCQWGAAHRYGNGPTETGMARLALSDDDARVRRWLAEEVAGLGCELSVDEMGNMFAKKKGALGSPAPMTAMGSHLDTQPRGGRYDGILGVLAAVEAMRTMKDSGFETQLDVGIVNWTNEEGARFPKSMMSSGVWAGEISREKAWGLADIFDPSVTVKAELERHGYVGPLACSSDEGAGGYPLGAHFELHIEQGPLLEESGKRLGVVQGAQAYRWYTVTVTGRDAHTGTTPLKSRRDPVLAASKMIAVSNGIAKGLGALASTGVIKIPASSSTNTIVSEVVFTLDIRHPEDAVVDEVQQRCLEAFGRIAGEDGRGVEMRCTLDTDSPAVRFDGECIRAVEDAANGLVGPDGWLPLTSGAGHDSVYTSKRCPTTMIFVPCKDGVSHHPEEYCSPEDCATGTQALLEAVIGYDRLRASRS, via the exons ATGTTCCCTCGCACGAGGTCCCTGACGTCCGGCCCCCGCCTGGCGAGGTCACTCTCGACCGCGCGGGGTTCCTTATCGGGGCTCAAGATCAACGCGGCTCGGCTCCAGGAGACGATTCATGATACGTGCCAGTGGGGTGCAGCCCATCGCTACGGCAA CGGACCGACGGAAACGGGCATGGCCCGCCTCGCGCtgtccgacgacgacgcccgcgTGAGACgctggctggccgaggaggtggcGGGTCTCGGCTGCGAGCTCTCGGTTGACGAGATGGGCAACATGTttgcgaagaagaagggcgccctggggtcgccggcgccgatgacggccaTGGGCAGCCACCTCGACACGCAGCCCCGCGGCGGGCGGTACGACggcatcctgggcgtgctcgccgccgtcgaggcgaTGCGGACGATGAAGGACAGCGGCTTCGAGACGCAGTTggacgtcggcatcgtcaacTGGACCAA CGAGGAGGGCGCCCGCTTCCCCAAgtcgatgatgtcgtccGGCGTCTGGGCGGGCGAGATCTCGCGCGAAAAGGCCTGGGGCCTGGCCGACATCTTCGACCCCTCCGTCACGGTGAAGGCGGAACTGGAGAGGCACGGCTACGTCGGGCCCCTGGCCTGCTCGAGCGACGAAGGCGCGGGCGGCTACCCCCTGGGCGCGCATTTCGAGTTGCACATCGAGCAGGGCCCCCTCCTGGAGGAGAGCGGCAAGAGACTCGGCGTCGTGCAGGGCGCGCAGGCGTACCGGTGGTACACCGTCACCGTTACGGGCCGCGACGCGCACACGGGCACGACGCCGCTGAAGTCGCGCAGGGACCCGGTGCTCGCGGCCTCCAAGATGATCGCGGTGTCGAACGGCATCGCCAAGGGGCTCGGCGCGCTGGCGTCGACGGGGGTCATCAAGATCccggccagctcgtcgaccAACACCATCGTCTCCGAGGTCGTCTTCACCCTCGACATCCGACACCCCGAGGAcgcggtcgtcgacgaggtccagCAGCGGTGCCTCGAGGCCTTTGGGAGGATCGCCGGGGAggacggccgcggcgtcgagatgCGGTGCACGCTCGACACCGACTCGCCCGCGGTCAGGTTTGACGGGGAGTGCATCCGGGCCGTGGAGGACGCGGCCAACGGCCTCGTCGGACCGGACGGGTGGCTGCCGCTGACGAGCGGCGCCGGGCATGACAGCGTCTACACGAGCAAGCGGTGTCCGACCACGATGATCTTCGTGCCCTGCAAGGACGGCGTGAGCCACCACCCGGAGGAGTACTGCAGCCCGGAGGACTG CGCCACTGGTACCCAAGCCCTGCTCGAAGCTGTCATCGGGTACGACCGACTGAGAGCAAGCCGGAGCTGA
- a CDS encoding Amidohydrolase, whose translation MALLQPFLTPTSTRHDDKLSHRVVTNARRKLTLPERIPRGAWDSHMHVVDPAAYPLAKDAVYCPKTHRLDHALSFESSVGIDNIVLVQPSIYGYDNTCLLDALRALGPRRGRAVVAFEPGSLSESTRREWHKLGVRGVRINLSSVGKSLDARELRELLHRYARDCKPLDWVIQLYMPMSMIELLEPVVPTLGVRVCIDHLGHPCVKDMPSEDPYDMPGFASLAKLLRAGNTYVKLSAPYRLSTRADHSDLEPIAREVLRLRGRDRVIFATDWPHTRFEGLDIRPWMETVLDWCGKDDVLTDRLFRGNAEDLWNARCER comes from the coding sequence ATGGCTCTTCTACAACCTTTCCTCACCCCGACGTCGACCAGACACGACGACAAGCTCTCACACAGGGTCGTCACCAACGCACGGCGGAAGTTGACTCTGCCGGAGCGGATCCCCCGTGGCGCGTGGGACTCACACAtgcacgtcgtcgaccctGCCGCATATCCCTTGGCGAAGGATGCCGTATACTGCCCCAAGACGCACCGGCTCGACCACGCCCTCTCGTTCGAGTCGtccgtcggcatcgacaacatcgtcctcgtccagcccTCCATCTACGGCTACGACAACACGTGCCTACTCGACGCCCTGCGTGCCCTCGGcccccgccgcggccgggcCGTCGTGGCCTTCGAACCGGGCAGCCTGTCCGAGAGCACCCGCAGGGAGTGGCACAAGCTCGGTGTAAGAGGCGTGCGCATCAACCTGTCCTCCGTCGGCAAGTCCCTCGACGCCCGGGAGCTCCGTGAGCTGCTGCACCGCTACGCCCGCGACTGTAAGCCCCTGGACTGGGTCATCCAGCTGTACATGCCCATGTCCATGATCGAGCTGCTGGAGCCCGTCGTCCCGACGCTCGGCGTCCGCGTCTGCATCGACCACCTCGGCCACCCGTGCGTCAAGGACATGCCGTCGGAGGACCCGTACGACATGCCGGGCTTCGCTTCCCTGGCGAAGCTGCTGCGGGCTGGCAACACGTACGTCAAGCTGTCGGCGCCGTACCGTCTGAGCACCCGGGCCGACCACAGCGACCTGGAGCCCATCGCGCGGGAGGTCCTGCGTCTACGGGGCAGGGACCGCGTCATATTCGCGACGGACTGGCCGCACACCCGGTTCGAGGGGCTGGACATCCGGCCGTGGATGGAGACGGTCCTCGACTGGTGCGGCAAGGACGACGTCCTGACCGACAGGCTGTTCAGGGGCAACGCGGAGGACCTGTGGAATGCCCGGTGTGAGAGATGA
- a CDS encoding Aquaporin rerated protein, other eukaryote: MSTTDKPRGGVDHSHGHHHELPRPHLSAMGGHLVAASGEFVGTFFFLFFGYAGQIMVVLQGADAAPDGSLSSQGVVFIALTYGFSLLVNVWTFYRVSGGLFNPAVSLGLSLGGQLPWMRSLFLIPAQLLASMCAGGLVEAMFPGNISQANSLLGSRTSVVQGLFLEMFFTAQLVIVVFMLAVEKSRDTFLAPIGIGLALFMIMIPGTFATGGSLNPARSFGCAVAGKQFPNYHWIYWLGPAMGGALAAAYYRFVKWAHYEEANPGQDLPVDPEDLAANRVPGLPGLMPHHHEV, translated from the exons ATGTCCACGACTGACAAGccccgcggcggcgttgaccaCTCCCATGGCCACCACCACGAGCTCCCGAGGCCGCACCTCAGCGCCATGGGAGGCCACCTGGTCGCGGCGTCGGGCGAGTTCGTCGgcaccttcttcttcctcttcttcggctaCGCCGGCCAGATCATGGTCGTCCTCCagggcgccgacgcggcCCCGGACGGCTCGCTCAGCAGCCAgggcgtcgtcttcatcgccctGACCTACggcttctccctcctcgtcaacgtcTGGACCTTCTACCGCGTCAGCGGTGGACTGTTCAATCCCGCG GTCTCTCTAGGTCTGTCCCTCGGCGGTCAGCTGCCCTGGATGCgctccctcttcctcatcccgGCACAGCTGCTGGCTTCCATGTGCGCCGGCGGGCTGGTCGAGGCAATGTTCCCCGGCAACATCTCGCAGGCCAACTCCCTGCTCGGATCGCGCACCTCGGTCGTCCAGGGTCTCTTCCTCGAGATGTTCTTCACCGCCcagctcgtcatcgtcgtcttcatgctcgccgtcgagaagtCCCGCGACACGTTCCTCGCGcccatcggcatcggcctcgccctctttATGATCATGATTCCCG GCACGTTTGCCACGGGCGGGTCGCTCAACCCGGCTCGCAGCTTTGGATGCGCCGTGGCCGGGAAACAGTTCCCCAACTACCATTGGATCTACTGGCTGGGTCCGGCCATGGGAGGCGCCCTGGCCGCGGCGTATTATCGTTTCGTGAAATGGGCACACTATGAGGAGGCCAACCCGGGCCAAGACTTGCCTGTGGACCCGGAAGATCTAGCGGCCAACAGAGTCCCCGGGCTGCCCGGCTTGATGCCTCATCATCATGAGGTGTAG
- a CDS encoding Epoxide hydrolase, whose protein sequence is MASPIKPFKIEVPDSKIQELHAKLDIATFPPQFALTESWDYGTPVSEVKRLAERWRNGFDWRAAEARLNELPQFTTTVAVDGFGDLDIHFLHQKSKHPGAVPLIFVHGWPGSFLEVLKILPLLTTEKNGLSFDVVAPSLPNFGFSDGPVKPGFRMPQYAEVMHKIMLKLGYNQYVTQGGDWGFGITRFMGLQYPDHVLASHINMVSAFPPSPLKNPWQYIKSLFPYTEKERKGIERSQWFAKEGYGYNIEQSTRPSTLGLAWADSPVALLSWILEKLHDWTDGYPWTDDETLTWISVYQFSRAGPEASARIYYEVAHPKRPTEHITWVPRVKLGLSIFPMDLSVPPLSHAKTLGPVVFAVTHGDGGHFAAHERPEVLVKDLRDMFSKGGGAHDVAVKLSKQSISAKL, encoded by the exons ATGGCATCCCCAATCAAGCCCTTCAAGATCGAGGTTCCCGACTCCAAGATCCAGGAGCTGCACGCCAAGCTCGACATCGCCACGTTCCCGCCACAGTTCGCCCTCACCGAGAGCTGGGACTACGGCACCCCCGTCTCCGAGGTCAAGAGGCTCGCCGAGCGCTGGCGCAACGGCTTCGACtggcgcgccgccgaggcccggCTGAACGAGCTGCCCCAGTTCACGACGaccgtcgccgttgacggcttcggcgacctcgacatCCACTTCCTGCACCAGAAGAGCAAGCACCCCGGGGCCGTCCCCTTGATCTTCGTCCATGGCT GGCCTGGCAGCTTTCTGGAGGTCCTCAAGATCTTGCCCCTGTTGACGACAGAGAAGAACGGGCTCTCGTTTGATGTTGTCGCGCCTTCGCTTCCCAACTTTGGCTTCTCGGATGGTCCGGTGAAGCCAGGTTTCCGCATGCCACAGTACGCTGAGGTCATGCACAAGATCATGTTGAAGCTCGGCTATAACCAATACG TGACACAAGGAGGTGACTGGGGCTTCGGCATCACCCGGTTCATGGGTCTCCAGTACCCCGACCACGTCCTGGCCTCGCACATCAACATGGTCTCGGCCTTCCCGCCGTCCCCGCTCAAGAACCCGTGGCAGTACATCAAGAGCCTGTTCCCGTAcacggagaaggagaggaagggcATCGAGCGCAGCCAGTGGTTCGCCAAGGAGGGCTACGGCTACAACATCGAGCAGAGCACCAGGCCCTCGACGCTGGGCCTCGCGTGGGCCGACTCCCCCGTCGCGCTGCTCTCGTGGATCCTGGAGAAGCTGCACGACTGGACCGACGGCTACCCGTggaccgacgacgagacccTCACGTGGATCTCCGTCTACCAGTTCTCCCGGGCCGGGCCCGAGGCCAGCGCGCGCATCTACTACGAGGTGGCGCACCCGAAGCGGCCGACGGAGCACATCACCTGGGTGCCGCGCGTCAAGCTGGGCCTGTCCATCTTCCCCATGGATCTATCCGTACCGCCGCTGAGCCACGCCAAGACGCTAGGccccgtcgtcttcgccgtcacGCACGGCGACGGGGGCCACTTTGCCGCGCACGAGAGGCCGGAAGTCCTCGTCAAGGATCTGAGGGACATGTTcagcaagggcggcggcgcgcacGACGTGGCCGTGAAGCTGTCGAAGCAGAGCATCTCGGCCAAGCTGTGA